TAAAATTCATGGCAGTTGTGAAAATGGATAACCAGAATGAGGAGCTAGTCCCGAGCACTGTGAACAGTGGGAAAAGTTGGAGCATGCTTTTGGAGGTCAGTGCCGAGCAGGtttgttctgaaattgaaaaaaaaaattgaaaaattattctaaaattaaaaaaagtagatACATCTtgacaaaatgcaaaaatttcagctcaataCGCTCAAAAACCACTGAGAAACTTCGATatcgagaaatgcgccaaggcaccAAAAAAGCGCCAAGGCACCGAAAATGCGCAAATATCGATATTATACTCAAATCGAAGCTCTTGATGagaggatttcaaaaattttgacaaaaaattttgctggcgcatttctcgtgcaCTTACTAAATCCTTCCATAAATGTTCCTTTCTTTTTGGTCTCCTGAATACAATTTGTCACATCTTTTCCAGGACATGAGATAAAGTTGACGATTCCTAGTACACTGGCGCCAAGGAACACACCGAACagaagttttctggaaaaaaaaactagtcaatattaaattaaaaaaaaaaaaccaaaaactgcacgagaattgcgccaagaCACCGGAAATGCGTCCACAATAGAATATTCAAAGTCAGTGCACTCAGAGCTTTCAAATTAGTGTCACATCATTGCTGGCGCGTTTTCGGTGTGTTGGCGCAATTTtcgtgccttggcgcatttctcgatTTCTTCACCTACATTTCCAAATCGCTGAATCTTCGCTCCACTGGTTCAAATTCTGtggaattcttcaaattttgcataATTTCCCGAGAATCCAATGTCATGTGAGTCACCGTCGCCAAAATCCCAGACGACAGTAATAGGCTGAAAATATGTACAGAAAATCTTTTGTGGGTGGAGTCTAAAATTACCAAATGCATCCGACACACCACGCAATGTTAATATTAGATTCGATGGTCTTACGTGTTGAGTGGGAAGTCAGGTAACCGCCATGTCCTTGGTAATACACTGAAAGAGAATGTAtcgagaattgcgccaaggcaccGGAAATGCGTCAACAacctattttttaaactcagcttgccgagagctttcaaataagtataataTCGAGCTTGGCGCAATTTTGGTGAGTTGGCGCATTTCtggtgccttggcgcaattctcgaTACGCATATTTCTCGGTTGTTTTGCTCCAAATTCCCTacagatttaatttttgaattcagtttGCCGAGAACTTCGAAATAAGTATAATATCGACCTTGGCGCAATTTTGGTAAGTTGGCGCATTTCTGGTGCCTTGGCACAATTCTCGATACGCATATTTCTCAGTTGTTTTTGCTCCAATCTTTATACAGATTCATTAATTAAATTCCGTATGCAGACAGCtataaaattagttaaatatCGACGCTGGCGCATTGTCGGTGAgttggcgcatttctcgatCTCGCTGATTTCGCGAGCCAATACACttaaattttcacgaaaatgttcaaaatttcaaatattactCACATGCATAGCCAAATCCCAGCaacatttgtgaaaaataatagtaataggaatttacaaaaaagaaTCCCAGTGGAAACGATGCGAAACATATCGCGGAGCATATCAATATATACTTTGCGCCAATTTCATTCAGAATTGACGGTGAAAATAGGCATCCAATCATGTAGATAATGTACATTACCGCCTGTCTGAAAATATcgagaattgcgtcaaggcacgagaaatgcgccagaaaaaaaaaaaatgaaaccaaCCCATAGTATCCCGCATATTTTCCTATTGCCTTCGGGGTTCTTTCGTGGATTGAGTGGATGACGGATTCCAACAcgaatgactgaaaaattagaagatcGAGAAAAGCGCCAAGGCGCCAGAAATGCGCCAAGGTCGATATTGcccttattttgaagctcgcAACAAACCaagttggaattttgaaatttcataaaaatctgaGCTAGATATGACTGAAAAACTCGTGTatcgagaaatgcgccaaggcaccAGAAATGCGCCAGTGCACTGAAAATGCGCCAAGGCCGATATTATACTCgtttgaaagctgaaaatgagctGAGTATgaatttttacacaaaaattgacttttggcattttctgacCGAGAATGACATTGGTTACGgcataaaattttggaaatttggaaaaattgaataaaataatcctaaaaactaatttttttccaaaaataacatTCCACAATTCACATAAATGCActatataaaattaaataaattgttgACGCACTTTCggtgccttggcgcatttctcgtgccttggcgcaattctcgaTACCGCTCAAATTTGTCGGCTCTTggtcaaaaaactttatttttgtgatttttcacacagaaaaacacaaaaatgtgttATTTACTCACTCCAGAATCATATCCAACCATAATACATAAATGCCCGAATCCCAGCATTGCAGCACTCAAAAGCTCATACCTTCGAGTGGTTGGAGCcatttttttcggttaattACTGGAAAAAACGTGAAACATGATTAAAataagctcaatttttgagaaatcagcattttcactattttttgggaaaaatggctttaaaaatttgaaaaaaaaatttcgaaaaaaattgcaaaaaaaattgttttttttttcaaaaaagttccagCAAAGACTAAAAGTGACAATAACGCCCAACGGTCAGgtcagaaacattttcaaaacctaaaatttgcataaatcagctgaaaatttgaataaaccCACGTTTTTCGGGAGTTCTTTCGGTGCATAAACTGATCGCAATTCAAACAATCAAAGAAtgagtttttttgtaaaaaatcgaaattttaatctgaaaaattagattgaaaactttaaatttgaaaaaattcggtcaaaatttgaaatttttttttaaaagtggaaGTATTTTGGttaatgtgaaaattcagTCGAAGTTTGACTTTTTCTATCAAAACAACATAAGGCATCTCATAAATCAATTAAATATGCCTTATTTTGTACAGTATTGGTAAcctgttttcaatttaagaaacaatgaaaaatactttttttttgaaatctgaaattttcctattgttttcttaaaactgaaaaaaatttcacaaaaatcgtaTTCTAGGACCTAATTTgagtaaaatattcaaatacaGCAAGGTGAGAGCTTTTAAATACGTATAATATCGATATTGGCGCATTTTCggtgccttggcgcatttctgGTGCCTTGGCGCATTGCTTGATACACGTAAATTCTGGTTATTTTTCCCTGAAAGTTTACACAATTGAGATATTTAGTTTCAGCTTAAAAAGAGCTTTTAGATGAGTATAATATCAATATTGGTGCATTTTTGGTGGCTTGGCGCATTTTCGGTGCCCTGACGCAATTCTTGATGCTATTGTAATTAAGTGAGTTTAGAACACAATTATTGGAACCTAAAACTACTTAACTAACCTTGAAAAAAGcttcaaataagtataataTAGACTATGGCGCATTTTCGGTGCCTTGGCGCGTTTACggtgccttggcgcattttTGGATATACACagattttggttatttttccatgaaattttaaaaaattggaatgtttagtttcagctcaaaaagagctttcaaatgagtATATTATCGAGTTTGGCGCATTTTTGGTGACTTGGCGCGTTTTCGGTGCACTGACGCAATTCTCGATACTATAGTATTTTAGTAAGTTTTCATCAGAACTATTGTGAATCAGCCCTACTCAATTTATATTGAaaagagctttcaaatgaatATAATATCGATATTGGCGCACTTTTGGTGCATTGGCGCATTTTGGATATTCACAGATCTcggttatttttaaatgaaattttacaaaattggaatgtttagtttcagctcaaaaagagctttcaaatgaatATAATATCGATATTGGCGCACATTTTGTGCCTTGACGCACTTTCGGTATCTTGGCGCATTTTCCGTGCACAGGTAGAGCTGTTCAAATATGACCGGCTTTCCACAaagattacaaaaaataatcgcAAAAAAGGaataattaaattgaaaaaaatcacgatATTTTCCGtgttcccgaaaaaaaaacaaaattccaaaaatcacgtGGCCATGTTTTGACACGTGTTAGTTTGTGGaaacttttcgagaaaaaaaacaaatcaattcaaaaaatcaatcgaTGGAGTTCGGCGGTGGTCTTGGCAGGTAAGAATTTTtcttggcgcatttctcgtgcaatttcccttttttccagatttgtcGGCTCCGCAACGGCTCCAAATTTATGCCGTGAGATTATCGAGGTACCTGGCGGCGCTGAGtggaaaatccgaaatttgCAAGAAACTGCGCCGGAATTCTCCTGGAAATACCCGGGAAGCTCGGTTATTGTCAACTATCACTTCAAGAGACTTCAGGTATcggaaaaaaacgataaattttcagaaaaatcgataaatttccagacaaaTCGATACATTTCCAGAATAATCGAtaaattcccagaaaaatcgataaactttcagaaaaatcgataaatttccagaaaaatcgataaatttccagaaaaatcaataaattttcagaaaaattgataaatttccagaaaaatcaataaatttccagaaaaatcgataaattttcagaaaaatcgataaattttcagaaaaatcgataaattttcagaaaaatcgatacatttCCAGAATAATCGAtaaattcccagaaaaatcgataaactttcagaaaaatcgatacatttccagaaaaatcgataaatttccagaaaaatcgataaatttccagaaaaatcaataaattttcagaaaaattgataaatttttagaaaaatcaataaatttccagaaaaatcaataaatttccagcaaaatcaataaatttccagcaaaatcaataaattttcagaaaaatcactaaattttcagaacctgGATTCTCCGATATTCGacgaaaatgagaaaatgttctACGGAAAAGTGTCGCATTTCATGTCCCCGGTGGAAATTTCGCTCCAACCAAAATATCTGAGCACCgcccgaaaatcgataatggaACAGTTGAATGCCACGTATCAAAGTACACAAGTTGCTGAGTTTCAAGAAGATCAGgtaacgaaaaatcgataaatttctgaaaaatcgataaaattctgaaaaatcgataaattccagaaaaaaatcgataaaattctgaaaaatcgataaatttctgaaaaatcgataaaatcctgaaaaatcgataaattccagaaaaaatcgataaaattctgaaaaatcgataccaccgtttttttttgcagattttcgtCCCAGTGGCGTGTGCTGTTCAGGAGTTGGGAATTTGGTATCGAGGACGTATTGCGCAGATTTCGGGAGAAGCCCAGTAGGTTTTTTGCACGAGAATTGCGCCACGGCACCAAAAATGCGCCAGTAGTGCATATTATACTCGTATGGAAGATGGTGTGAAACTGAGTCTAATGGGTCTTGTTTCATCTAATTTGAAGCAAGAATCCATGAGTTATAGTGGTAtcgagaattgcgccaaggtACCAAAAGTGCGCCAAGACACCGAAAAGGCGCCATAGCCGATATTATACTCAAATGAAAGCTAGAAACAAGgcaaactcaaattttcgtgttatttctcaaaatgttgaatgcttgacgcatttctagtgagttggcgcatttctcgatACCTCCATATTTCATCGAATATTgcttcaataattttgaaacaaaaagctGTAGATTAAATTGGCAAAGAGCTTCAAATTAAGTACAATATTGGCGTTGACGCAAGTTTGGTGCTTTTGCGCATTTCTCGTGCCATGGCGCATTTTTCGTGCATAACtcgaatttgaatattttcagtgttGTCGTCGAGCTAATCGATTTTGGAACTCAAATTCTTGTGCCACGTCACAAAGTTCTTCCGTTGACCCGCCGATTCGGCAGAGCTCCGCCCCTTTGTCTGAAGTGCCGAGTTGCCGGATTATCGATTAATGACCTGGAAATCAAGGATCTTcacgattttaaaaatatcattgAGGAGTGTCAAGCCTTGTTCCGTGTCGAAATTAAGTCTGTCGATGAGCCGCATTTGGTAggttgacaaaaaaaattcaaaaaatcaataaaaatcgataattttactTTTAGATTGACCTCTACCATCCGACAATTGCCGGTCGCAATGTGTGTCAGCAGTTTTTCCGGCGTCCTGAAGATGTGGCAAAGTTGGATAGAATTGAGAGAAGCTGGGAGACACACTGCAAGAAAATGGTGAGGGATATGCACAAAAAGTGCGCCAAAGCACGAGAAATGCGTCAAGTTTCAATAGGCTAGGCACAAAATTCCCTTAGTTATCGTTGTATCAAGATTTGCGCCAAGGAACGAGAAAGGCGCCAGTACAGCAAACTTGCGCCAAGGTCGATGTTGTAACTATTTTGGAGCTCTTGTTAAGCTGAATTCAattcttttgattttaaagatttttgttcAACACTCACGGTAGCATCGAGAATGGCGCCAACTCACGAGAAAAGCGCCAATGCACCAAACTTGCGCCAATTATGatattatacttattttaaagctaGAAACGAgacaaatttgaatattgatGGTTTATTTGCTGAATAATTCAATATCAATAGCTGtgtagaaatgtttttttttcaaataaaaaagttaagtATTTTGCTGATTCTGACACCAGTTTTCacaataaacaatttttgtataaacTTTTGGATTTTCCATGTTTCCAGCTTTTAAACGAGTATAATGTCGGCCTTTGCGCATTTTTggtgccttggcgcatttctcgagCTCTGGCGCAATTCTCGATACCCAAGTAACTCAGCGAATTCTagctcaaattttctaaaactaaaaGTACCATTTTTCACTTGGCAAACGTTTCAGAATGAGTATAAAATCGACCTTTGCGCTTTTTtggtgccttggcgcaattctcgaTACAGTCATAACTCACTCAATTTTGAGCTTGGagctttgaattttaaataactttgTTTAGCTTCTTGCGtgctttcaaataaaatttgattttttgcagaacgAAGAATTTGACGATGACGAGGACTTTGAAGAGGAACACGGTGACGGAGACTACTTCCCAACTTCTATCCAGAAACCCCATCTGCCAGAAATTCCACGTCAGCAATACATAAAACGTCTTCCAAAGTGCCAACGTGCTCCACGCTTCGAACAAGATCTCTTGCTCATTGAGCACATTGAGAACTCTCAGCTCGTctatctacagtacccctggcAGCGGGAAAAACGACAAGAACTTGACAAAGCTCTACATGACGCGTGGCACACTTTGCCAAGTGTTCCAAAGGACCTTCGTACGGAAAATCAGCTGGTTGCAATAAGCAATCGCCGGCTGAGAGGTGGAATGGTTTGCAGAGGAGTCATTTGTGAAGACGATACTGTACTTTTGGTGGATTACGGTAGATATGTGAGATGCCCGACAAATGGTGATTTTAGATTGCTCCCCGCTCATGGATTGTTTATGGAAGAGCCTATGGTGAGTTTCAGAGTAGTATCaagaaatgcgccaaggcacgagAAACACGCCAGGTCACCAAAAATGCGTCATAGTCGATATTactctaattaaaaaaaaaaaagctctaGCCAAGTTGGCTTCAATGGTTTAAGTTGGAACCAATTTGACCAGAAACTCGCTGAGATGCAGATGTGTCAAAAAAAGCGCCAAGGCGCGAGAAATGCGAAAACGCACCAAAATTGCGCCATAGTCGTCATTacacttattttgaagctctcgacAAGCCTAATCTGATATATTACATACTTTGCAGCATTGACGCATTTCTCGTGCCTTGACGCTTTTCTCGATACAACTCTATTCTAGCTACTCTTGAACCAAATTGTCTAAACCTTTCGAATTTTGATATCATTCCAGGTTACCGTAATTTCCTTGGTCCGCGGAGTCAACCTACATAACCCACACCACTCGGAAACTCAATTCTtacatcaaaaattgccaCGTGGCGCTCATGTGCACTTCAGATGGGACAAGAAATCGAAGACAACTCCACTAAgaggaaaattaatttcaaatggaGCGTGTTTGAATGATCAAATGGTGAAATTGTGAGTGCACGAGAAATGcgcaaagggcatcgaaaaaaGCGCCAAGGCAACGAAATTAGagtaacatttttaaaactgagtttaaatttgaaaactccaagttgaaaattgagtgaGTTAGGGATGCATCGAGAAATGTGCCAGAgcacgagaaatgcgccaaggtACCAAAAATGCGCAATAGTTGATATTATACTCATTTCAATGGTCTCAACAAATTAAGTAGGATGattttagttttataaaattcgaGCTAAAATTTGCTGAGTTAATTGTGTATCGAGAATTGTGCCAAtgcacgagaaatgcgccaatgCACCGAAAAAGCGCAATAGTCAGTATTgtacttattttgaagttcTTTACGAGGTACATTTAGTagtgttgttttctaataattatgATCAAAACTCGCTTGAATACAGTGGTATCCAAAATTGCGCCAATGCACGAGAAAAGCGCCAAGGCACTAAAAAAGCGCCACAGTCGATATTATACTtcttttgaagctttttttaaagcaaattcAGTAGTGCCTGTTTCCAATAATTATGATCAAAACTCGCTTTAATAAAGTAGTATCGAaaattgcgccaaggcaccaAAAGTGCGCCAATGCACCGAAAAGGCGCCATAGTCGATactatacttattttgaagttttttccgAGGTACATTTAGTAGtgttgttttttaataattatgaTCAAACTCGCATAGATACAGCAATATCCAGAATCGCGTCAAGGCACTGAAAATGCGCCAGTGCACCAAAAAAGCGCCATAGTCGatattatacttttttgaaagctctcaaaacgctgaattcgaaaatttaactgtcaatgcaaaatatttgaaatttcagccttgaatcccaaaaaattgatggtCACTGCCGCCAACTCGACATATATCGTCCACGTGTCAACCACAAATTGCCACGTGACAACCACGTGTACAGATCCATGTGCCATCCACATTATTCAAAAGGAATCAAGGAATTTTTGtggatttgaagaaaaaattgaggaaaaggATGGAAATAATGAGGGAAACAGTGAAacttttaatggaaaatttattgattttcaacaattttttttgtaatttattttttgtgttttttttcgattaaataaAGGTTAGAGGGTAGTCAGAATCTTGAAACATTGCACAATATCACTATTGGGTACACTTTTCGCCGCCAGATTATGCAAATTCCAGCAGTTTGGTATTATAAAATAaccattttaaaaaccaaagtttcagtttgcaaaaaaccggcaatttcgaGCCATGAAGCAGAgaaatttcgaacttttatGTTCGGCAATGCTCGGATTGGGGCAACTTTGTATTATGGTTGGATATGACTCggaggtttgttttttttaaattgtatcgagaattgcgccagcaacttttttcctgaaattttctgatttttagtcATTCATCCTGGAATCAGTAATTCATTCGATTCACGAGAGGACGCCTGAGAAAGTTAGCCCATATGCGGGTTATTATGGGTGAGTACTGTatcgagaaatgcgccaaggcactagaattgTGTCaagacaatttttgttcattttgaagtGCTTTAGATGCTGAATTTAgtaactttgaaattgaacaatttgagGTAAAACTCGCTGAGATACGTTGGTATCGAGAAAAGCGCAAAGGCACTGAAAACGCGCCAATGCACCAAAAATGCgccaattattattatttttttattttaaagatcTTGAACAGCCAAGTCTATATTGTTTAACAATTTGGCTCAATATTCGCTAAATTACAGCTGCATCGAGAAATACGCAAATTCACCGAAAATGCGCCAATGCACCAAGAATGCGCCATAGTTGATATTATTCTGATTTTGAAGCTGTTAATAAGCCTATCTCAACAGGTTAGGTTTGAGAAATTTCGGGCTAAAACTCACTCAAATACAGTGGTATCGAGAAAAGCGCCAGGTCACTGAAA
This is a stretch of genomic DNA from Caenorhabditis elegans chromosome V. It encodes these proteins:
- the Y39B6A.29 gene encoding UNC93-like protein MFSD11 (Confirmed by transcript evidence); translated protein: MAPTTRRYELLSAAMLGFGHLCIMVGYDSGSFVLESVIHSIHERTPKAIGKYAGYYGQAVMYIIYMIGCLFSPSILNEIGAKYILICSAICFASFPLGFFFVNSYYYYFSQMLLGFGYALYYQGHGGYLTSHSTRKTIESNINIAWCVGCICLLLSSGILATVTHMTLDSREIMQNLKNSTEFEPVERRFSDLEIKLLFGVFLGASVLGIVNFISCPGKDVTNCIQETKKKGTFMEGFKQTCSALTSKSMLQLFPLFTVLGTSSSFWLSIFTTAMNFTAANSNLTYLAAIYPLSVGVGEIGTALFITQMSRRFKDFSLQPTMLIGAIFSILGFGLVHVSTPYDAPMRPTQEVPLLFGHSYLVISVIGVIVGIGDCCLNSCRSVICALAMPDRRAQAFSISKLYQALGSCVLFFASPIIPLYVYTIGVSIHLIIANVFFNITARRTQTMEKDMQ
- the Y39B6A.25 gene encoding Tudor domain-containing protein (Confirmed by transcript evidence): MEFGGGLGRFVGSATAPNLCREIIEVPGGAEWKIRNLQETAPEFSWKYPGSSVIVNYHFKRLQNLDSPIFDENEKMFYGKVSHFMSPVEISLQPKYLSTARKSIMEQLNATYQSTQVAEFQEDQIFVPVACAVQELGIWYRGRIAQISGEAHVVVELIDFGTQILVPRHKVLPLTRRFGRAPPLCLKCRVAGLSINDLEIKDLHDFKNIIEECQALFRVEIKSVDEPHLIDLYHPTIAGRNVCQQFFRRPEDVAKLDRIERSWETHCKKMNEEFDDDEDFEEEHGDGDYFPTSIQKPHLPEIPRQQYIKRLPKCQRAPRFEQDLLLIEHIENSQLVYLQYPWQREKRQELDKALHDAWHTLPSVPKDLRTENQLVAISNRRLRGGMVCRGVICEDDTVLLVDYGRYVRCPTNGDFRLLPAHGLFMEEPMVTVISLVRGVNLHNPHHSETQFLHQKLPRGAHVHFRWDKKSKTTPLRGKLISNGACLNDQMVKFLESQKIDGHCRQLDIYRPRVNHKLPRDNHVYRSMCHPHYSKGIKEFLWI